TTGTTATTCAATTGATGCGACTAAAACATACGAACATAAACTATTTAGATATACCGTATATCTCATGGAAGTACTCTGCTTTCTCCCTTGGTCTTGAGATCTACCCACTGCCTACACCGAAATTTGACGAAAGGCATTACACATGTCAAAGCAATTTGCTAAACTTCACTTCACCGCTTATACCTTGACATGGTTCTGGATAATTGTAACTGGGTTACTTCTAAAACCAAAACAGTACTGTTAAAATGAGAGTATCTACAGGGTACTGAACACtccctctatctctttctctctcttacattgtGTACTATCTTCTTTCTCATTTAGTCTGGTGTTGATGACCGCTGGTGATGTGACGCGAGTTTCCGATGCAAACTGACCATTgagtcacttctctctctctctgtctgtctgtctgtctctctctctcaaatatcctTAATGAGAATACTCATATTTACCATTCAAGAGGAGATTGGCTTCGGGGTGCCAAGAGACCATCCCTATGccgaggagagggggaagggggagggggttggggatcCCGCCTACGACTCCTAACATGAAATAGCCTTGACATGCGATATTCCGAAAATGATTTTATCTTGTCATCATTTTTGTGAAGCATTAAATTGACTCGTGAAGGCAAATTTAAGTGGAACTCTCGAACGGATACCATGTGTCGTTTTTGTCTTAATTATACGTACACATTTTTACGTGAAAACTGTCTCACGCATTACAGACAcacgtacatacaaatatacattatatatatatatatatatatatatatatatatatatatatatatatatatatatatatatatatatatatatatatactatatatggatACTTCACAAGAATCTCTctcattaattataaaattgtaataagttCAAAAAACAACACAGGgaaaaaaaactgccatttcCGTAGAGCAACCAATGTGACCTCCACGGCAAGGGGGCTTTatttaataaagagaaaagcaAGCAAGTAAGACTGACAGCAGAAAGACTTGATTTCCCCTGTGGAGGGtcgttttttttatctgaaaactaAGCAGGGTTTCACTATTTGCAGCCGGGGAAATTCTTTCAAAAACCGACCAATAACATGCAAAAGTTTTATCACAGATATATGACTGAACTGATGTGCTGTATAATatctaattaatttatatataaatataaataaattttaaattaaatataaatatatattatatatatatatatatatatatatatatatatatatatatatatatatatatatatatatatatatatatatatatatatatatatatatatatgatgttatattGTATTCTgaatatattcaatataatataagaaatattcttaGCATAGAATAATAGCGATGAAAGCTGTACATTAATGAAAGATCCAGACAACTTAATAAAATACCCAAATATGAATGCTATTGACAAAATTGGAAATCCATTATAGGATCTGGCGATAAatcacgttatttttttttacacaaatgtttatttattttaaatgcaatCCCTTGCGATAGTGATCCAAATCATGAATTTTTACAAAGGGCCTTTGGGATTCTAAGCTGTCaaactaaaacagagagagagagagagagagagagagagagagagagagagagagaatttccttcttACAGCAATACTAACTGCTGCCCTGTCCTTTTTGCCGCTGTTCTGTAACTACCCTCAGAGATAACTTAATGGAGGTGGGCAGCTGTTTCCCCAAGCCAGCCAATGCGATAAACCTTTAGCTTTTACGAGGCGACATCTTGCCATCTGATTGCTGATACGGACAACAGCAGCAATTACGGAAGGCCGTTACCACCCGCCATGGCTCCCTATTAACCGGAGAGCTGGTTCATATAAAAAGGAAGGCATGCACTCTAACAGGACATTATATGGTCACGGTACCAGTCTTCATGAACCAGCTTCTTTCGTTCTacgttatttatctattttttttttttcttttatgaaagagCTATTGACTAAATTCTTTGGAATATTCCTTAAGCTTCACAGCTgcaaaactgaatatatatatatatatatatatatatatatatatatatatatatatatatatatatatatatatataaatatatatatatatatatataaattatatatatatatatatataatatatatatatatatatatatataaatatataaatatatatataattatgtatgtaaatatatatatatataattatacacacacacacacacacacatacacacatatatatatatatatatatatacacacacacacacacacacatatatatatatatatatatatatatatatatatatatatatatatatatcacacacaacataaaattcacagtactatatatttacaaaagaaataaaactattgaaaacaATACAATTACCGTAAACAGGATTAAACAGTGACACCAGGAACTGGTCTTGTTCTTACATATACCAAGCACGCTTACTTAAACGATGTCACACAGGGGCAAGTacaaagacagaagagagagagagagagagagagagagagagagagagagagagagagagagagagagaggttgttatgAAGGGCTAAGTTAATGCTCGAAAGGGTATCTGGCATAAAATTAAAGAACTACATTACAATGACTGTGGTCTCGAAAAACTCGAAGGAGGAAAACTGGGCAAAATGACTGTTGTTACGAGAGAAATACAGTAGTGGTGAAGAGAAAGCGCGAAATATGCGAGAATACGAATCGAAGTGGTAATCTCTCAAATACAAAACTCTCTCCAGTTTACTGAAATCTGCAATTGAATTTCATAAAACGTTTTCAACAGGAAAACGTTCACCACTTCATTCTTCAACTTATTTCATCATGAGAAAGGCTTGAGATTGGTATGAATTTTCTAAGTCTAAGAGCTATGCTAAAGATGATACTACTATCAAGCAAAATTAGAAGTTCAACCTtcgttttataattaattaaataattaggtGTTGCTTGCGGAGATGAAATTATCTGCAATATagtgtgtatgtttgagagagagagagagagagagagagagagagaagagagagagagcgaaaacaTTAAAAGAAGTTGACCAAGCGATTTTGAGTGTTCAGTTGTTTCGAAAGACGTGACTCGACGAGTTATGACAATTGACAACACGTAAGAGCTTAGGGTTAACTTCTTGACAAACactcgaatgtatatatatatatatatatatatatatatatatatacagtatatatttactgtatacatatacattatatatatatacatatttactgtatatatatatatatatatatatatatatatatatatatatatatatatgtatatatatatatatatatatatatatatatatagaatatgtttgTGCGAGCCCATTGTATGTGCATTGCATTTGAATACAGATCCACATGCATACTATATCTGTCTGGCCTTTGCCCtagtttttgtttcttatttagcATTTATTTCTATATGATATGAAACAAATATTCAGCTGACATGAATTCCTGCAAAACACAATGACGACATTAACATAACATGAAATTCAATTACTAAACCCTTTCAGTTTTCTATGAGCAAGGTGTTAAGGAAAATATGCTAAAAACAGAGAAGACAATTGTAACTGCATTTACCTGTATTCCAAAGATGAGCAAGACATGAGCTGAAGCAAGAGAAGTGGCAAGGTTGGTAGCCAGGGTAGCGTGTTGATTGTGTTGGGCACGATGCACTGAGTCTGCAGTTGCCGTGCCCCTGTGAGCAGGGCCATCCCTTGCGACTTGCACTGATATTGTAACCACTAAGGCCATGATTGCCGTCAAAGAACCTCCACGGATCACCCACACGCCTTCCGGCCATCCTGCAGGGGATCCGGGACCTCCTGTATCTCCCCAGTATACGGAGTAAACCTGTGGATTTCTGTAAGTGTTGTTATGAGGAGAAAGGGGGTCCCAGAGAGACGGTCCTCCCCACACATCCCACTGTCCACCTGGAACTACCGTTACAAATTCCACTCTCTCCCCTAGCCCTGGCCATGAAGGTCCTCTTCCAACAGCCTCTCTCACCTCTACAGAGTCTCTGTGAGTAACTAGGTCAGGGTTGTCTGTTCCAGGTAATGTAACCAGCGCGTCTTTGAGGTCATCATCTAAAGAGTTGGTTGCTTGCGTTGTTCCGTGTTCAACATTGTAGTTGGACATCTCGGTCTTAGTGCCTAATTGCCCACCAATAGTTTTTGCATTTCCTACTGGGGATATAAACTCTTCAAATTTTTTAGTTCCCTTTCCGTGGCTAATAGGAGACTGCGCTTTATCATCTACTTTGAATACTTTTGTTGAAGACTGGAAAGAAGAGATTACAGTATCTCGATCTCTTTCGCGTGGTGGGCCGTTAATACTGCTGCTGCCTTTGGGTACCCCTTGATTATTCTCTGGTCTCTGAGCATGCCACCCTTTATCCCACTGATAAGGCAGAGGAGGTATAAGATCTTCTTTAAAAACGCTTGACAAAGTTGTGGTTGTCTGAGTTTCACTCCCTTTAACGCTAGTCAAATTTTTGGGGCTTTTAGAATATGCGGCTGGATAAACTTTTGTTGGGGTTGCATGAACTCGTCGTTCTGAGCCACTTTTGTGAGTTTTATGTGGCCTGTGTGAATCTGCATTTGCCTTATATTCTCTTAATTGTTTTGAGTTTATTATGAAAGGGGATGAATGTCTTTTGCCTGGCTCATATTCTTCTTGTTCTTTAGATTTTTTATCGCTCACGTTATGAGTATATTTAGCTCTTGATTTTGAAGTTGGAAGAGTTACAGATCTTGACTCAACATTCGAAGTTTTATTTACGACATGCAAAACAGCTCCCTCCTTCCATTTACTGTGGGGTGTCGTTGTTACTGGGGAATGGAAATCACTTTTTGTGCTTTCTTTCGGTAAGTCTGAAGCATTACTAGAGTTAATCATTTCACCAACTTGCTTTGCTGTAACAATGACATTGCTGCTATTAAGAGGAGTCTGTTTGGAAGCTGGATCTGAATCAGATAATTTGCTGTCATTGTGTTTGTGGAATTTACTTTCAAAAGTAGGTTTATCATGTGGGCTAGCATCTGATGTCCCAGCAACAGGTTTACTTTCTGATGATGTTATTTTATCAGCAGGTTTAATCTCTTCAGTTTTAGTGACACTAAAACCACCGTAGTCTCcagtttttgtggttttgaaatcAACCTGAGCCTTAACTGCTTTTCCCATATgcctattttctgtttttaagttttctggtACTGACTTCATTAACATAACATATCCCAATTCAGGAATGGTTGTGTTTTGATactttttaccatatttcattttttgcaaCATCGTGCTTTTGCTCAGTTTTGACCCACTTGATTTTGAACTCTCTAAGTTACTGGCATTAGTGGTGAAATTATCTCGAGTAAACTCTACTTGTCTAGGTTCCATAACTACAGTCTTTGTTGCTTTGGTACTTTGTACAGGTGATGATCTTTCAACAATTGGTACAGATTTTCTCTCCGACGAAAGCTTTCTTCTCATCCTCCTTCCTGTTAACCATGGCCATGATGCAGTGTCTCTATAAAGACCTTCTTCCAAAGCTGATAACTGTTCATTATCACCTCCACCCCACATACGTGCAACTTGCCGATTTATGTCTCTGCTAATATCTTCTAAAGGGCTTTGGTCTTGTGAACCGGTGATTTTTCTTCCATAGTATATAAGGTCCTGGGGAAGCGAAGAACTAACATTCCTGAAATTTGGAGCCTCTAGTCTTGATGGTGTCTCTTTTCTTAACGActtacttttatcttttaaaacaaCAGAAGTAGAGGGGCTAGTTGGCTTTATATGAACGTGAGGGTTTGGTAATGACAGTTTACCGCGTGGTGGAACAGAAtgagttgttgttgttaaagTTGGGTGATCTAGATATTTTTCGTCAGCTCTAACTGGAACTGTAAAGGAGACAGTCTTTGATCTAACTGCTGACGAAGACTGAAAACTATTTGTTACACTCGTCGCTGTTGTTGCAATATTTAGAGAAAGCTGTGGTCTACGTTGGGTTACAGGTGTTGCTGGTGGCCATGGTGTGACCGGGGAAGACTCCGACCAGTATGTTTTCGGGGTTCCTGCTATCCAGGGCGTTAATGGAGTCACCATTGAATTTGCTGGCGTTGACAGAGTGCCAGGCGTAACCGGAGACACTTCTGCTCTTGGCGTGTACTGGATACCATCAGTCGGTCTAATGGTAGGTAAGGAAGCTTGTGGAAGATAAACAAAAGGTACTGTGGTGGGAACATGTGTTTCTATGGTTTCAAGTGAATGCGTCAGGCTTTCGAGTGTGTTTTTATGAGCATCACCCTCCACATCTTCATCTCCATCTCCCTCCGCTGGAGTTACACTGTCATGAGATTTTTCCCAGAGATATGACCTCGTCTCACCAGGAGGCCGTTTTCCCCCTGACGTGCCCTTTTCTGCCTCTGTAGTGCTGTCTGTAAGTAATCCTCCTGTTGAAACacggagttttttctttttccaacctTCTGCAGGTTCCCCTGGAGGGTCAGGAGCTGTCCGGGGTATCCTAGGATGCGTAGGAATCATCGGCGTAGATGTCAGGAGTCCTACAGGATCCAAGGGAGCGTGGGTGAGTACTATAGGTGACGAACGGGATCTAACTTCTCCCATTACAGCacctgaaaggaaaagaataattctATTAAACCCAATaccaaaaaaaataacagttgaaaGGCACATTAAAATGCAGATGTTAAAATGACAATAAgagtaaataaactaaaactctCAATGTATTATACGTGTTTAAAGATAgtgaaaaaaaacttgataactCTTCGTTGAAATGAAGCTAAGGGTcgctaaaattcttaaaatttcataCTTAACTGTACATCAACGTCAGTGTCCAAAAGACAAAAATGCCCATTATAACAACACAGAATATTTATTAAACTAATTTAATATAAGAGAAGAGCCTAAATAACTCATATTTTTCTGTTGTGTTGgtaggtttttaaaaaaaaaaaaaataaaataaaaaaaatagtcaaactAGGTCTCTATGGAATGCAGGCTTGGGGTATAGGCTCAAGCCCCGTCATATCTCAACAAAATTCTGCTCTTTCAGATAATTTCGAGCAGAGTCCGAACATCAAGATCAGCCAATGGAaatgtttacataatttaattttttgtagccCGTCATTCTCTCGAACAACATCCATGAATCCTCAATGAGTATTTTTCGAATGACGTTCACTAATGTGGCAGAGTTTCCGAAATGAATTTTCCCGTGAACATTTCGCAGTACTATGTGGCAAACAATGctaaaatatcatttgtattttacGTGAACGTATAAAGAATTAATCGTTAAAATTTCATGCCTCTGTCTCGGTAAATGTGCCCGTAATTATTTTTGGggattttcatgtttcatttttatggaaggaaataatcgcttcaaaaataaatttggtCGCCGTTTCACACATCATTTAATGTGACTACCtttgtttttgaataaattatgGGCGAAATATCCTTCAGGCGTCATATGAACGGTGAATTTGGGCTCTGCATTTGGAAATACTTGAAGTAAATAAAACCTTATATTCCTCACTGTGCGAGGAAATAATGGCACCGTCGTACTTTAAAACTATGTAACTCACTGTTGCCTTTTTGGtgcatctttttgtttatttataaatatatacgcaAACTCACCTACAGTACACACAGGGCCCcggaataaaaagtaatgaagagTAAAGGAGAGCATATGTAGGCGAGCCTGAATCTGTGCTCGGCTAGGTATGAAAAATGAATCGTTAGTTCAGCTGggtgatataaatataaaggtgGGTAGCAGAGGGGGAAGAGACACGACTGGTGGTAAATATTGAGTAGCgatgcaacattttttttagatCGTAAATTAGTACAGAGTTCACTGGAGAGCAAACTGATAAAAACTGGGGTGAGAAAAGGTGGCTGGAGATATCTGTAAGTATTATTTAGTTGcagtgaaaattaaaaggaaaaatttctgtAAATGTATCTGATGAGAGAAGCACGGAAAAAAGCTCATTTTGTGCAATAGATCTGGAAGGGAACTGAGGTGATTATCAAAGCCAATGTTGATAAGTATCAAcggattttattttcacaaactcTCCTTTACAGAAGTGGAATGTGCATGTTAAATGCTAATGAGGGGAAAAACGGTTGAGAACACTGACATGAAttgtctgtataatatatatggcaTAAGAGAAACTAAAAGAACGTGAAACGTTGATATATATGTCCCACTGAAGATAGGAGGATTAGTGAAACCGCAGTAACGAACTATTAACAGCCAGCATAGGTGAAAGGACGTGTGAAAGTGTTTCTGAATGGTTAGTTTATGTGGACAAATGGGTGGCTGATACGTTGGTGAAAATTATGTAAGATAGTAGTAAAAATATTTGGGAATGATGGGACTCCATATCCAGGAAAACGAACGTACACGAGATaagaggtgaatggtgcagtgagTGGAAGGAGTTCGAGGCGGCTAACCTTGTGGAAATTTCTGCACACTGACTTCCTCCATCATCCACTGCTTTGTATTGTCTCTGGAGTCACCTTCAACGAAGATTGACGCATgaaaatcggaaaaaactcccacgttatgaagattcctgcaagaaGCTTACTGAtaccactaaagcaattgctttcaaaaaaaaaaaaaaaaaatatatatatatatatatatatatatatatatatatatatatatatatatatatatatatatatatatatatatatatatatatatatatgtatatatatatatatatatatatatatatatatatatatatatatatatatatatatataatacatgtatgtatatataattatacatatacagtatatatgtatataatatacagtatatactgtatatgtttaattattatacatacatatatatatatacatatacacatatatatatatatatatatatatatatatatatatatacaatatatatatatatatatatatatatatatatatatatatatatatatataaatatattcgttAAAAAcgattgctttagtggcatcagtaAGTTCTTCGCAGGAATCTTCATAacgtcggagttttttccgattctcaagcgtcaatcttcggtgaagaataCCCATACTTCTCTCACTGATTGCTTTAAGTCACAACAGTTGTTTCACCACACTatggcattttcaagtgactactggcttacaatttgtttttgtttttgattgagctggttttatgccagcacgggctcttgcttatagAGCAGCCCATAAGTTAATTTTTGATGACTAGGTAAATTTAAGATATGAACATGATTATCTTTATTGTGATCTATGGTCGTGCCAGTGAAATGGTATGAGTGAAAGGAAAGGGTTAACAGGCGAGGTTGcaaacctctttgaaccctaaggtacccgtCATCAGGAGAGAAAGAACCATAGTAGCAAGTACTGGCTAGTCGGAGATCGCCAGTAAGGAAGCTTACAATTTCGATTTACAATAATTCTGTCTCTCCATGCGGATGGAAAACTAGACCTAAACAGTGACTGGTCGTGGGATTAAGGGGATGAACCATTTTTGGGATCGAAAGCTTTAGGTCTAACTTACATATGTGGAGGGAACattctaattacaaaaaatagttgtgcatgaaattatataagtgcgtgtgtgagagaactcatataaaattattaagtaTGACAAAGTTCGCTCACACCTGcacttataaatttcatataagacTGACGCAGGAGAATCGCAAAAAACCCCGACGTTATGAAGATTCCTACAATAGACTTATTGATGCCACTCATTCAAGCAATtccttttaacgaaaattgtcccagaGAAAAACTATGTCgtaaaagtatatgtatgtatgtatgtatgtatgtatgtatgtatgtatgtatgtatgtatgtatgtatgtatgtatgtgtgcgcgcgtagaatctactggtcactattgaccagatacatatgtaattgtaatagtcacaatgctctcttaacttctcgaattcttcgcccttttttggatacgcttgttactacaaagccttgcACTTGGCTCAAGGCTTtgaagtgacaagcgtattcaaagaagagcgaagaattcgagatagaagagggcattgtaacctaccatatatattatatatatatatatatatatatatatatatatatatatatatatatatatatatatatatatatatatatatatattatattacacacgtGTGTAAGAAACAATAAACTTCCAAATGAAAAAGCGAGGTACATATACGATCCCTAAGCTTTTTCTTTGAAGtgagattaaaaataattcacttacaaCTGTTAGGAAAATGCTAACTGGTCGACCTAAATGCAATTGTTTCATAGACATcctttctgtttgtatttttcagCTTTTCCAGTGTGGCTTCTGCAATCCCTTTTGATAAAGCGTGAATAGTTCGTTAAATATGCAAGCTCCGTGAATTCTTCCATTATTCTTTTGACCTTCACTGAGATCGCCAATGGCATAAATGAAAGTGTGTCACACAAGCTTAAAAGAAAGGTGCAGACAGAATCGTGCGTTTGATACCAAGGAAATCAGGTTTCAAACAAAAACTCCCTTTCTCCGTAAGCTATTCTTCCAAGCGTTTTCCCTTTCCCTACAATAATCTAGGATGAACACGACAATATTGTGAACCCCAGATAAGAATTCCATATAGTGTGCTCCCACGGAAAGCTTGAGATTAGCAAAATAATCTGTTCTGTGACAACAAATTCacccaatttattttctttgttaaattttgtttacGTCAGTTTTATTGCA
This genomic stretch from Macrobrachium rosenbergii isolate ZJJX-2024 chromosome 23, ASM4041242v1, whole genome shotgun sequence harbors:
- the LOC136851289 gene encoding uncharacterized protein, encoding MESWAVLSIYAMLHLIHIVNGAVMGEVRSRSSPIVLTHAPLDPVGLLTSTPMIPTHPRIPRTAPDPPGEPAEGWKKKKLRVSTGGLLTDSTTEAEKGTSGGKRPPGETRSYLWEKSHDSVTPAEGDGDEDVEGDAHKNTLESLTHSLETIETHVPTTVPFVYLPQASLPTIRPTDGIQYTPRAEVSPVTPGTLSTPANSMVTPLTPWIAGTPKTYWSESSPVTPWPPATPVTQRRPQLSLNIATTATSVTNSFQSSSAVRSKTVSFTVPVRADEKYLDHPTLTTTTHSVPPRGKLSLPNPHVHIKPTSPSTSVVLKDKSKSLRKETPSRLEAPNFRNVSSSLPQDLIYYGRKITGSQDQSPLEDISRDINRQVARMWGGGDNEQLSALEEGLYRDTASWPWLTGRRMRRKLSSERKSVPIVERSSPVQSTKATKTVVMEPRQVEFTRDNFTTNASNLESSKSSGSKLSKSTMLQKMKYGKKYQNTTIPELGYVMLMKSVPENLKTENRHMGKAVKAQVDFKTTKTGDYGGFSVTKTEEIKPADKITSSESKPVAGTSDASPHDKPTFESKFHKHNDSKLSDSDPASKQTPLNSSNVIVTAKQVGEMINSSNASDLPKESTKSDFHSPVTTTPHSKWKEGAVLHVVNKTSNVESRSVTLPTSKSRAKYTHNVSDKKSKEQEEYEPGKRHSSPFIINSKQLREYKANADSHRPHKTHKSGSERRVHATPTKVYPAAYSKSPKNLTSVKGSETQTTTTLSSVFKEDLIPPLPYQWDKGWHAQRPENNQGVPKGSSSINGPPRERDRDTVISSFQSSTKVFKVDDKAQSPISHGKGTKKFEEFISPVGNAKTIGGQLGTKTEMSNYNVEHGTTQATNSLDDDLKDALVTLPGTDNPDLVTHRDSVEVREAVGRGPSWPGLGERVEFVTVVPGGQWDVWGGPSLWDPLSPHNNTYRNPQVYSVYWGDTGGPGSPAGWPEGVWVIRGGSLTAIMALVVTISVQVARDGPAHRGTATADSVHRAQHNQHATLATNLATSLASAHVLLIFGIQATGKAWVCGVVGLLLHFLHLVSCCWLLALTVRLLVALHHRRPIHTAVYCTASWGASLGLVVVSYVVNPEGYETRRYCWMSVERGMLVSFIVPVCTLILVNAGVCVAAQKVLLDMRDGVKHEVMTQHKRDLRGAVSLLPLEGISWFLAVVALEDHQSLALDCAAALVSACLGWLVLYFHGWTWKCHGLCWLRRQIASSRRVDDLSLPLTARYDHDLAHQPLIPSQVPNPATQPHTTVTLAPPATPSQQPPPQQEEFPLQPIFPLHERREVY